From one Bacteroides eggerthii genomic stretch:
- a CDS encoding Tex family protein, producing the protein MTQIFHNMIAAILGISEKQIGQTLSLLNDGATIPFISRYRKEMTGGLDEVQIEAIQTHYEKLNETAKRKETIINTIQEQGKMTPELQKRIEETWDGTVLEDIYLPYKPKRKTRAEAARQKGLEPLATILMLQREPHPEQRAAGFVKGDVKDADDALKGARDIIAEQVSENERARNTLRNTFARQAVLTAKVVKGKEEEGAKYRDYFDCSESLKRCSSHRLLAIRRAETEGVLKVSISPNDEECVERLERQFVRSNNACGKQVAEAVQDAYKRLLKPSIETEFAAQSKERADDEAIRVFAENLRQLLLASPLGQKRVMGIDPGFRTGCKVVCLDAQGNLLHNENIYPHPPVNQSKEAFAKLQKMIEAYKIEAIAIGNGTASRETEDFLKRQTFNREVQIFIVSEQGASIYSASKIARDEFPEYDVTVRGAVSIARRLMDPLAELVKIDPKSIGVGQYQHDVDQSKLKKSLDQTVENCVNLVGVNLNTASSHLLTYISGLGPQLAQNIVNYRAENGAFSSRKELMKVPRMGAKAFEQCAGFLRIPDAKNPLDNTAVHPESYHIVEQMAKDLGCSVAELIADKELRLKIQPERYLSPTVGMPTLKDILQELEKPGRDPRGPIKVFEFDKNVRTIDDLRIGMELPGIVSNITNFGAFVDIGIKENGLIHLSQLAQKYVSDPNEIVSIHQQVRVKILGVDTERKRIQLTMIGVERI; encoded by the coding sequence ATGACACAAATCTTCCACAACATGATAGCTGCCATTCTCGGCATATCAGAAAAACAAATCGGACAGACATTGTCCCTGCTCAATGACGGAGCAACAATCCCTTTCATCAGCCGCTACCGTAAAGAAATGACAGGCGGACTGGATGAAGTACAGATAGAAGCCATCCAAACCCATTACGAAAAGCTGAACGAAACGGCCAAGCGGAAGGAAACCATCATCAACACCATTCAGGAACAAGGGAAGATGACTCCGGAACTGCAAAAGCGCATTGAAGAAACGTGGGACGGCACCGTTCTCGAAGATATCTACCTGCCCTACAAGCCCAAGCGGAAAACACGCGCGGAAGCAGCCCGCCAGAAAGGACTCGAACCGCTCGCCACCATACTGATGCTCCAACGCGAGCCTCATCCCGAACAACGTGCCGCCGGTTTTGTGAAAGGCGACGTGAAAGATGCGGACGATGCCCTGAAAGGCGCACGCGACATCATTGCCGAGCAAGTCAGCGAAAACGAACGAGCCCGCAACACTCTGCGCAATACCTTTGCACGCCAAGCCGTACTGACCGCCAAAGTTGTGAAAGGAAAAGAGGAAGAAGGAGCCAAATACAGAGACTATTTCGATTGTTCGGAATCCCTGAAACGTTGCAGTTCGCACCGCTTGCTTGCCATTCGGCGCGCCGAAACCGAAGGGGTGCTCAAAGTGAGTATCAGCCCGAATGACGAAGAGTGCGTGGAACGGTTGGAAAGACAGTTCGTGCGGAGCAACAATGCCTGCGGAAAACAGGTGGCCGAAGCCGTACAGGACGCGTACAAGCGTCTGCTGAAACCGTCCATCGAAACAGAGTTTGCCGCACAAAGTAAGGAGCGTGCCGATGATGAAGCCATCCGCGTCTTTGCGGAAAACCTGCGGCAACTGCTACTCGCCTCACCATTAGGGCAGAAGCGGGTAATGGGAATAGATCCGGGATTCCGTACCGGCTGCAAGGTGGTATGCCTGGATGCACAGGGCAATTTGCTGCATAATGAGAATATCTATCCGCATCCGCCTGTGAACCAAAGCAAAGAAGCATTCGCCAAACTGCAAAAGATGATAGAGGCCTACAAGATCGAAGCCATCGCCATTGGAAACGGCACCGCCAGCCGCGAGACAGAGGATTTCCTGAAACGGCAGACATTCAACCGGGAAGTGCAGATCTTCATCGTCAGCGAACAAGGAGCTTCCATCTATTCCGCTTCCAAGATTGCCAGAGACGAGTTTCCAGAATATGATGTCACCGTACGCGGTGCAGTGTCCATTGCCCGCCGGCTTATGGACCCGTTGGCAGAGCTTGTCAAGATAGACCCGAAATCAATCGGTGTGGGACAATACCAGCATGACGTAGACCAAAGCAAACTCAAGAAATCTCTCGACCAGACCGTAGAGAACTGCGTCAACCTCGTCGGCGTGAACCTGAATACGGCAAGCAGCCACTTGCTTACATATATATCGGGACTCGGCCCGCAATTGGCGCAGAACATCGTGAATTACCGGGCAGAGAACGGAGCGTTCTCCTCCCGTAAAGAATTGATGAAAGTTCCGCGCATGGGCGCCAAGGCTTTCGAACAATGCGCCGGTTTCCTGCGCATACCGGATGCCAAGAACCCGTTGGACAATACGGCAGTGCATCCCGAAAGTTACCATATTGTGGAGCAAATGGCCAAGGACCTGGGATGCAGTGTAGCCGAATTAATAGCCGACAAGGAGCTGCGATTGAAGATACAACCGGAACGATACCTCTCTCCCACCGTCGGGATGCCCACCCTGAAAGATATTCTGCAAGAACTGGAAAAACCGGGACGCGACCCGCGCGGGCCTATCAAGGTATTCGAGTTCGACAAGAACGTGCGTACGATTGACGACCTTCGCATTGGCATGGAGCTGCCGGGCATCGTGAGCAACATCACCAATTTCGGCGCTTTCGTCGATATAGGCATCAAAGAAAACGGCCTGATACACCTCTCCCAGCTTGCGCAGAAGTATGTATCAGACCCCAATGAGATTGTGTCCATCC